In a genomic window of Passer domesticus isolate bPasDom1 chromosome 3, bPasDom1.hap1, whole genome shotgun sequence:
- the LOC135296956 gene encoding LOW QUALITY PROTEIN: sulfotransferase 6B1-like (The sequence of the model RefSeq protein was modified relative to this genomic sequence to represent the inferred CDS: substituted 1 base at 1 genomic stop codon), giving the protein MTRNSERIIEMVDKCFSEDDRMAAEDMLFSYRGILYPVTISSLQTLEALKSFEARSDDLILVGYPKSGTNWLEQMVKELADAKYTEEERKERINAEKKLETFQHLEFGDPGINERMKKLPYRRIIVTHLRPDVLPSSILQSKAKILVLVQNPKDMVVSYYQFCNKLPVMPSFTSWDEYFADLMNGKLAWGSYFDHLVEWNKYIDNERIMTISYEEVKEGPVLGMKKIASLFGFSLCEEDFSRIAKTSFKSMKEKSSETHGKFGDILFQKGVIGNXRDIFSKAQNEEMDRKFQNSLGGTKMAAKIKYDVYCKA; this is encoded by the exons ATGACTAGAAACAGTGAAAGAATCATTGAAATGGTGGACAAATGTTTTTCAGAGGATGACAGGATGGCCGCAGAAGACATGCTGTTTTCCTACAGAGGTATTTTATACCCAGTTACAATTAGCAGCCTGCAGACTTTGGAAGCTCTGAAATCATTTGAAGCCAGGAGTGATGATTTGATTCTGGTAGGTTATCCTAAATCAG GAACCAATTGGCTTGAACAAATGGTGAAGGAGTTGGCAGATGCCAAATATacagaagaggaaaggaaagagagaatAAATGCTGAAAAGAAGCTAGAGACATTTCAGCATCTAGAATTTGGGGATCCTGGGATAAATG AGAGGATGAAGAAGCTTCCTTACAGAAGAATTATAGTAACCCATCTGAGACCTGATGTCCTGCCTTCATCCATTCTCCAAAGCAAGGCTAAG ATCCTTGTGCTAGTTCAGAACCCCAAGGACATGGTTGTCTCCTATTACCAATTCTGCAACAAACTACCAGTGATGCCATCCTTCACCTCCTGGGATGAGTACTTTGCAGACTTAATGAATGGAAAAT TGGCCTGGGGATCCTACTTTGACCACCTAGTGGAATGGAACAAATACATTGACAACGAGAGGATCATGACAATAAGCTACGAGGAAGTCAAAGAG GGCCCAGTACTGGGGATGAAAAAGATTGCTTCCTTATTTGGATTTTCCCTGTGTGAGGAAGATTTTTCCAGAATTGCCAAGACCAGTTTCAAATCTATGAAAGAGAAATCCAGTGAAACCCATGGAAAGTTTGGGGACATACTCTTCCAGAAAG GGGTTATTGGAAACTGAAGAGACATCTTCTCTAAAGCTCAGAATGAAGAAATGGACCGGAAATTTCAAAATTCCTTAGGAGGAACAAAGATGGCAGCAAAGATAAAATATGATGTGTACTGCAAGGCCTGA